One part of the Arabidopsis thaliana chromosome 4, partial sequence genome encodes these proteins:
- a CDS encoding Fe superoxide dismutase (FUNCTIONS IN: molecular_function unknown; INVOLVED IN: biological_process unknown; LOCATED IN: endomembrane system; BEST Arabidopsis thaliana protein match is: Fe superoxide dismutase 2 (TAIR:AT5G51100.1); Has 34 Blast hits to 34 proteins in 11 species: Archae - 0; Bacteria - 0; Metazoa - 0; Fungi - 0; Plants - 34; Viruses - 0; Other Eukaryotes - 0 (source: NCBI BLink).), translating into MESMLLFMFKIQFKACNSSWIFGEFIFLKKDKKADINTFMEKLVSWETVSTRLESAIARAVQREQEGTETEDEENPDDQEPEVYLDSDIDVSEVD; encoded by the exons ATGGAATCAATGCTTCTATTCATGTTTAAAATCCAGTTTAAAGCCTGCAA CTCAAGTTGGATCTTCGGTGAATTCATCTTCCTCAAGAAAGATAAGAAGGCGGACATAAATACATTCATGGAAAAGCTTGTGTCATGGGAAACTGTAAGCACAAGGTTGGAATCCGCAATTGCTCGAGCAGTGCAACGAGAACAAGAAGGAACAGAgacagaagatgaagagaatcCAGATGACCAAGAGCCAGAGGTCTATTTAGATAGTGATATCGATGTATCTGAGGTTGACTAA
- the RH8 gene encoding RNAhelicase-like 8 (RNAhelicase-like 8 (RH8); FUNCTIONS IN: helicase activity, nucleic acid binding, ATP-dependent helicase activity, ATP binding; INVOLVED IN: viral reproduction, virus-host interaction; EXPRESSED IN: 24 plant structures; EXPRESSED DURING: 15 growth stages; CONTAINS InterPro DOMAIN/s: RNA helicase, DEAD-box type, Q motif (InterPro:IPR014014), DNA/RNA helicase, DEAD/DEAH box type, N-terminal (InterPro:IPR011545), RNA helicase, ATP-dependent, DEAD-box, conserved site (InterPro:IPR000629), DEAD-like helicase, N-terminal (InterPro:IPR014001), DNA/RNA helicase, C-terminal (InterPro:IPR001650), Helicase, superfamily 1/2, ATP-binding domain (InterPro:IPR014021); BEST Arabidopsis thaliana protein match is: DEA(D/H)-box RNA helicase family protein (TAIR:AT2G45810.1); Has 30201 Blast hits to 17322 proteins in 780 species: Archae - 12; Bacteria - 1396; Metazoa - 17338; Fungi - 3422; Plants - 5037; Viruses - 0; Other Eukaryotes - 2996 (source: NCBI BLink).), which produces MNNRGRYPPGIGAGRGAFNPNPNYQSRSGYQQHPPPQYVQRGNYAQNHQQQFQQAPSQPHQYQQQQQQQQQWLRRGQIPGGNSNGDAVVEVEKTVQSEVIDPNSEDWKARLKLPAPDTRYRTEDVTATKGNEFEDYFLKRELLMGIYEKGFERPSPIQEESIPIALTGRDILARAKNGTGKTAAFCIPVLEKIDQDNNVIQAVIIVPTRELALQTSQVCKELGKHLKIQVMVTTGGTSLKDDIMRLYQPVHLLVGTPGRILDLTKKGVCVLKDCSVLVMDEADKLLSQEFQPSVEHLISFLPESRQILMFSATFPVTVKDFKDRFLTNPYVINLMDELTLKGITQFYAFVEERQKIHCLNTLFSKLQINQSIIFCNSVNRVELLAKKITELGYSCFYIHAKMLQDHRNRVFHDFRNGACRNLVCTDLFTRGIDIQAVNVVINFDFPKNAETYLHRVGRSGRFGHLGLAVNLITYEDRFNLYRIEQELGTEIKQIPPHIDQAIYCQ; this is translated from the exons ATGAACAATCGAGGAAGGTACCCTCCTGGAATTGGCGCTGGCCGTGGAGCCtttaaccctaaccctaattaCCAATCACGGTCGGGTTATCAACAACATCCGCCGCCCCAATACGTTCAACGCGGTAATTACGCTCAGAATCACCAACAACAGTTTCAACAAGCGCCGTCTCAGCCGCATCAATACcaacagcaacagcagcaacaacaacaatggcttCGAAGAGGTCAGATCCCCGGCGGTAACAGTAACGGTGACGCTGTTGTAGAAGTTGAGAAAACTGTTCAATCCGAAGTTATCGACCCAAA CTCGGAAGATTGGAAAGCAAGGCTAAAACTACCTGCACCTGATACTCGATACAGAACAGAG GATGTGACAGCCACCAAAGGGAACGAGTTTGAAGATTACTTTTTGAAACGGGAGCTTCTCATGGGAATATATGAGAAGGGTTTTGAAAGACCTTCTCCTATTCAGGAAGAGAGTATTCCAATTGCCTTAACTGGTAGAGATATCCTTGCCAGAGCAAAGAACGGGACTGGAAAGACCGCCGCCTTTTGTATTCCTGTCTTGGAAAAAATTGACCAAGATAACAACGTTATTCAAG CTGTTATAATTGTTCCGACTCGAGAGTTAGCCCTTCAGACATCACAGGTCTGTAAAGAGCTGGGTAAGCATTTGAAGATTCAAGTCATGGTGACCACTGGTGGCACCAGTCTGAAAGACGATATCATGCGTTTGTATCAGCCTGTTCATTTACTGGTAGGAACTCCTGGGAGAATTCTGGATCTTACCAAGAAAggtgtttgtgttttaaaagattgttCGGTGCTTGTTATGGATGAG GCTGACAAGCTTTTGTCTCAAGAGTTCCAACCTTCAGTGGAACATTTGATTAGCTTTCTTCCAGAAAGTCGTCAGATTTTGATGTTCTCAGCCACCTTCCCTGTCACTGTCAAGGATTTTAAGGATAGGTTTCTGACGAATCCTTACGTCATCAATCTCATGGATGAACTTACGCTCAAGGGTATTACCCAATTCTATGCTTTCGTTGAAGAAAGACAGAAAATTCATTGCTTGAATACACTATTCTCCAAG CTGCAAATTAACCAATCAATCATATTCTGCAATTCTGTAAATCGTGTGGAGCTCTTAGCCAAGAAAATCACAGAACTTGGGTATTCATGCTTTTACATCCATGCAAAGATGCTTCAAGACCACCGAAACAGAGTGTTCCATGACTTCCGGAATGGTGCATGCCGTAATCTCGTGTGTACTG ACTTGTTCACACGTGGTATTGACATTCAAGCCGTCAATGTGGTGATAAACTTTGATTTCCCAAAGAATGCTGAAACTTATCTCCATAGG GTTGGACGATCAGGAAGGTTTGGCCATCTTGGTCTAGCTGTGAATCTTATCACCTATGAAGATCGATTTAACCT TTACCGGATTGAGCAAGAGCTTGGAACGGAGATCAAGCAAATTCCTCCACATATCGATCAGGCAATTTATTGCCAATAA
- a CDS encoding Remorin family protein (Remorin family protein; CONTAINS InterPro DOMAIN/s: Remorin, C-terminal (InterPro:IPR005516); BEST Arabidopsis thaliana protein match is: Remorin family protein (TAIR:AT3G61260.1); Has 353 Blast hits to 353 proteins in 28 species: Archae - 0; Bacteria - 2; Metazoa - 1; Fungi - 8; Plants - 326; Viruses - 0; Other Eukaryotes - 16 (source: NCBI BLink).) — MEPNIPIQRGDEQSKVIKAWKELKITKVNNKTQKKLLDISGWEKKKTTKIESELARIQRKMDSKKMEKSEKLRNEKAAVHAKAQKKKADVQTRRAQEILDAEEAAARFQAAGKIPKKSSLSCF; from the exons ATGGAGCCAAATATTCCGATCCAAAGAG GAGATGAGCAGTCAAAAGTTATTAAGGCATGGAAGGAACTAAAGATAACAAAGGTCAATAACAA GACTCAGAAGAAGCTACTAGATATTTCAGGAtgggagaaaaagaaaactacaaaGATCGAATCTGAACTCGCTAGAATTCAG CGGAAGATGGACAgtaagaagatggagaaatctGAGAAACTAAGGAACGAAAAAGCGGCAGTTCATGCAAAggcacaaaagaagaaggcaGATGTTCAAACCAGACGGGCTCAAGAGATCCTTGATGCGGAAGAAGCTGCTGCTAGGTTTCAAGCCGCAGGAAAGATACCCAAGAAGTCATCTTTGAGCTGCTTCTGA
- the ADF8 gene encoding actin depolymerizing factor 8 — protein MTTCVCVCVVQANSASGMHVNDECKIKFLELKAKRTYRFIVFKIDEKAQQVQIEKLGNPEETYDDFTSSIPDDECRYAVYDFDFTTEDNCQKSKIFFIAWSPDTSRVRSKMLYASSKDRFKREMEGIQVELQATDPSEMSLDIIKGRLNL, from the exons atgactacgtgtgtgtgtgtgtgtgttgtgcAGGCTAATTCAGCGTCTGGGATGCATGTGAATGATGAATGCAAGATTAAGTTCTTAGAGTTGAAAGCAAAGAGGACTTACAGGTTCATTGTGTTCAAAATTGATGAGAAGGCACAGCAAGTGCAAATAGAAAAGCTTGGGAATCCAGAAGAAACTTACGACGATTTTACCAGCTCTATCCCCGATGACGAATGCCGATACGCTGTCTACGATTTTGATTTCACCACAGAGGACAATTGTCAGAAGAGCAAGATCTTTTTCATCGCGTG GTCACCTGATACATCGAGAGTTCGGAGTAAGATGTTGTATGCAAGCTCAAAAGACAGGTTCAAGAGAGAAATGGAAGGAATTCAAGTTGAATTGCAAGCAACTGATCCTAGTGAGATGAGCCTTGACATCATCAAAGGACGACTCAATCTCtga
- the ADF8 gene encoding actin depolymerizing factor 8 (actin depolymerizing factor 8 (ADF8); FUNCTIONS IN: actin binding; INVOLVED IN: biological_process unknown; LOCATED IN: intracellular; EXPRESSED IN: root, flower; EXPRESSED DURING: petal differentiation and expansion stage; CONTAINS InterPro DOMAIN/s: Actin-binding, cofilin/tropomyosin type (InterPro:IPR002108); BEST Arabidopsis thaliana protein match is: actin depolymerizing factor 11 (TAIR:AT1G01750.1); Has 1612 Blast hits to 1604 proteins in 270 species: Archae - 0; Bacteria - 5; Metazoa - 759; Fungi - 157; Plants - 515; Viruses - 0; Other Eukaryotes - 176 (source: NCBI BLink).): MANSASGMHVNDECKIKFLELKAKRTYRFIVFKIDEKAQQVQIEKLGNPEETYDDFTSSIPDDECRYAVYDFDFTTEDNCQKSKIFFIAWSPDTSRVRSKMLYASSKDRFKREMEGIQVELQATDPSEMSLDIIKGRLNL, translated from the exons ATG GCTAATTCAGCGTCTGGGATGCATGTGAATGATGAATGCAAGATTAAGTTCTTAGAGTTGAAAGCAAAGAGGACTTACAGGTTCATTGTGTTCAAAATTGATGAGAAGGCACAGCAAGTGCAAATAGAAAAGCTTGGGAATCCAGAAGAAACTTACGACGATTTTACCAGCTCTATCCCCGATGACGAATGCCGATACGCTGTCTACGATTTTGATTTCACCACAGAGGACAATTGTCAGAAGAGCAAGATCTTTTTCATCGCGTG GTCACCTGATACATCGAGAGTTCGGAGTAAGATGTTGTATGCAAGCTCAAAAGACAGGTTCAAGAGAGAAATGGAAGGAATTCAAGTTGAATTGCAAGCAACTGATCCTAGTGAGATGAGCCTTGACATCATCAAAGGACGACTCAATCTCtga